The following proteins come from a genomic window of Flavobacterium crocinum:
- a CDS encoding glycoside hydrolase family 2 protein, producing the protein MKRKSIVFIALLSVLMVNAQWKPQGDKIKTKWAEQVDPNKTLPEYPRPIMERNQWRNLNGLWNYSIQEFGKTAPSKYDGQILVPFAAESSLSGVMKEVGSKNELWYGTSFSIESGWNGKNILLHFGAVDWKTEVFVNDVKVGSHTGGYTPFSFDITPFIQKGKNQKLVVKVWDPSNDGPQPRGKQVKNPEGIWYTPVTGIWQTVWIEPVNAKNITELKTTPNIDQNTISIKAEVSGAEKGDLVEISVFDNGKEIAKEKAVVGESNDIVLNAPKLWSPENPFLYQTKIRLISKNKIVDEVKSYFAMRKISSKRDENGIMRMQLNNKDYFQFGPLDQGWWPDGLYTAPTDEALKYDIVKTKELGFNMIRKHVKVEPERWYTHCDQLGILVWQDMPSGDDQPVWQNRKYFEGTELQRSAKSEEIYRKEWREIMGHLYSYPSIVVWVPFNEAWGQFKTVEITEWTKNHDPSRLINSASGGNHFQTGDILDLHNYPGPEMYLYDARRVTVLGEYGGIGLPLEGHLWRANDNWGYIKFKNAGEVTAEYIKYAEMLRKYVKTGFSAAVYTQTTDVEGEVNGFMTYDRKVDKMDFKAVNKVNTEVINALNQK; encoded by the coding sequence ATGAAAAGAAAAAGTATCGTTTTTATAGCCTTATTATCTGTTTTGATGGTAAACGCGCAATGGAAACCACAAGGCGATAAAATCAAAACGAAATGGGCAGAGCAGGTTGACCCGAATAAAACGCTGCCAGAATATCCCCGTCCGATTATGGAGCGAAACCAATGGAGGAATCTGAATGGTTTGTGGAATTACAGCATTCAGGAATTTGGCAAAACAGCGCCTTCAAAATATGACGGGCAAATTTTGGTTCCGTTTGCGGCTGAATCAAGCCTTTCTGGGGTAATGAAAGAAGTTGGTTCTAAAAATGAACTTTGGTACGGAACCAGTTTTTCTATAGAATCGGGTTGGAATGGCAAAAACATTCTTTTGCATTTTGGCGCTGTGGACTGGAAAACAGAAGTTTTTGTGAATGATGTAAAAGTCGGTTCGCATACTGGAGGTTATACGCCGTTTTCATTTGACATTACACCATTTATTCAGAAAGGAAAAAATCAAAAATTAGTTGTGAAAGTTTGGGATCCATCAAATGACGGGCCTCAGCCAAGAGGAAAACAGGTTAAAAATCCGGAAGGAATCTGGTACACTCCTGTTACCGGAATCTGGCAGACAGTTTGGATTGAGCCTGTAAATGCTAAAAATATTACGGAATTAAAAACAACTCCAAATATCGATCAAAATACCATCAGTATTAAAGCTGAGGTTAGCGGAGCAGAAAAAGGAGATTTAGTAGAAATTTCTGTTTTTGATAACGGAAAAGAAATTGCCAAAGAAAAAGCGGTTGTGGGCGAAAGTAATGATATTGTTTTGAATGCACCAAAATTATGGTCGCCGGAAAATCCGTTTTTGTATCAGACTAAAATTCGTTTAATCAGCAAAAATAAGATTGTCGATGAGGTAAAAAGTTACTTCGCAATGCGAAAAATTTCATCTAAAAGAGATGAAAACGGAATCATGAGAATGCAGCTAAACAACAAAGATTATTTCCAGTTCGGACCTTTAGACCAAGGCTGGTGGCCTGACGGATTATATACAGCGCCAACCGATGAAGCTTTGAAATATGATATTGTTAAAACCAAAGAATTAGGTTTTAATATGATTCGCAAACATGTAAAAGTAGAGCCGGAACGCTGGTACACCCATTGTGATCAGTTGGGAATTTTGGTTTGGCAGGATATGCCAAGCGGAGACGATCAGCCGGTTTGGCAGAATAGAAAGTATTTTGAAGGAACAGAATTACAGCGTTCAGCAAAGTCCGAAGAAATCTACAGAAAAGAATGGAGAGAGATTATGGGTCATTTGTATTCTTATCCAAGTATTGTGGTTTGGGTTCCGTTTAACGAAGCCTGGGGACAATTTAAAACCGTTGAAATAACAGAATGGACAAAGAATCATGATCCAAGCCGTTTGATAAATTCGGCGAGTGGAGGAAATCATTTCCAAACTGGAGATATTTTGGATTTGCATAATTATCCGGGACCAGAAATGTATTTGTATGATGCCAGAAGAGTTACGGTGCTGGGAGAATACGGCGGAATCGGTTTGCCGCTTGAAGGGCATCTTTGGAGAGCAAATGACAATTGGGGTTACATCAAATTTAAAAATGCAGGTGAAGTTACCGCCGAATACATAAAGTACGCGGAAATGCTTCGAAAATACGTTAAAACGGGATTCTCGGCGGCAGTCTACACTCAAACAACCGATGTTGAAGGCGAAGTAAACGGTTTTATGACTTACGATCGTAAAGTTGACAAAATGGATTTCAAGGCTGTAAATAAAGTCAATACAGAAGTTATAAATGCTTTGAATCAAAAATGA
- a CDS encoding aldose epimerase family protein produces MKNIQIAAVAILALLQFNCKDNKKENPFSKETSEITTDSVKTVLETKNFDTIIDGKKVGLYWIENKGIKAAFTNYGGRLVGLWVNDKNGKPTDVVVGMNSVKGFKTSTEPYFGATIGRVGNRVALGRFTLEGKQYQIPLNNGKNALHGGVKGFQDVVWNAEKTNENTLVFTYVSPDGEQGFPGNLNVKVTYTLTDDNAVRMEYEATTDKTTIVNLTNHAFFNLNGEGSGTILNHELQIYGDKFTPVDEGLIPSGELKLVKNTPFDFTAKHTIGERIETKDEQLKFGKGYDHNYVLNSNKKNGFVHAATIKGDISGVTLDVYTKEPGLQFYSGNFMQCKNIFKSGAKDDFRTAFALETQHFPDAPNQPKFPQITLKAGEKYHTVSLYQFSSQK; encoded by the coding sequence ATGAAAAATATTCAGATTGCTGCAGTTGCAATACTAGCACTTTTGCAATTCAATTGTAAAGACAATAAAAAAGAAAATCCATTTTCAAAAGAAACCTCTGAAATTACCACAGATTCAGTTAAAACAGTTTTAGAAACTAAAAATTTTGACACCATAATCGATGGTAAAAAAGTCGGTTTATACTGGATCGAAAACAAAGGAATAAAAGCGGCTTTTACCAACTATGGCGGGCGATTGGTAGGTTTATGGGTTAATGATAAAAACGGAAAACCAACTGATGTCGTGGTTGGAATGAATAGTGTAAAAGGCTTTAAAACGTCAACTGAGCCTTATTTTGGCGCTACAATCGGAAGAGTAGGCAACAGAGTTGCATTAGGGAGGTTTACACTGGAAGGAAAGCAATATCAAATTCCGTTAAACAATGGAAAAAATGCGTTACACGGCGGTGTGAAGGGATTTCAGGATGTAGTTTGGAATGCCGAAAAGACAAACGAAAATACTTTGGTTTTTACTTATGTTTCGCCAGACGGTGAGCAGGGTTTTCCCGGAAATTTAAATGTAAAAGTAACTTATACGCTTACAGACGATAATGCCGTAAGAATGGAATACGAAGCGACAACGGATAAAACTACCATTGTGAACTTAACCAATCATGCCTTTTTTAACTTAAACGGAGAAGGAAGCGGCACAATTTTAAATCACGAATTGCAGATTTACGGAGATAAATTTACACCAGTTGACGAAGGTTTAATTCCGAGCGGAGAACTAAAATTGGTAAAAAATACTCCTTTTGATTTTACTGCTAAGCATACAATTGGTGAAAGAATAGAAACTAAAGACGAACAATTGAAATTTGGGAAAGGCTATGATCATAATTATGTCCTTAACTCTAATAAAAAGAACGGATTTGTTCACGCCGCAACAATTAAAGGAGATATTTCAGGTGTTACTTTAGATGTTTATACAAAAGAGCCTGGACTACAGTTTTATAGCGGAAATTTCATGCAGTGTAAAAACATCTTTAAATCAGGTGCTAAAGACGACTTTAGAACTGCCTTTGCTCTTGAAACACAGCATTTTCCAGATGCTCCAAATCAACCGAAATTCCCTCAAATCACATTGAAAGCAGGAGAGAAGTATCATACGGTATCTTTGTATCAATTTTCATCTCAAAAGTGA
- a CDS encoding glycoside hydrolase family 43 protein, producing the protein MKKYLFLFLFTTISFAQQKTFTNPILPSGADPYSTYYKGYYYYTNTLGNKLVLWKTKDLSDIKNAESKVIWTPPKNTNYSAEIWAPEFHVINGKWYCYFAADNGDNNNHRMYVLENKSSDPFKGNFEFKGKIAAKTDKWAIDGNVFEYKKQLYMIWAGWEGDTNGQQNIYIAKMKNPLEIDGDRVMISTPTFGWETHGALHDDVNPPQVNVNEGPQFLERNGKIFIVFSASGCWTDFYALGLLTFNDGDNLLDPNSWKKSPEPIFRQSEKNKVYAPGHNSFFKSPDGKEDWILYHANSNSGEGCGNKRSPRMQKISWDANGFPVLGEPVSAETKLAIPSK; encoded by the coding sequence ATGAAAAAATACCTATTTCTTTTCCTGTTCACGACAATAAGTTTTGCGCAGCAAAAAACATTTACAAACCCAATACTGCCATCGGGAGCAGATCCTTACAGTACATACTATAAGGGCTATTATTACTACACTAATACCTTGGGAAATAAACTCGTTTTATGGAAAACAAAAGACTTGTCGGATATTAAAAATGCCGAAAGCAAAGTAATTTGGACGCCACCAAAAAATACGAATTACTCAGCAGAAATCTGGGCTCCGGAGTTTCATGTCATTAACGGGAAATGGTATTGTTATTTTGCGGCAGATAATGGCGATAACAACAATCACAGGATGTATGTTCTGGAAAACAAGTCTTCAGATCCGTTTAAAGGAAATTTTGAATTTAAAGGCAAAATCGCAGCCAAAACCGATAAATGGGCAATTGACGGAAATGTTTTTGAATATAAAAAACAATTGTACATGATTTGGGCAGGCTGGGAAGGGGACACCAACGGCCAGCAGAATATTTACATTGCTAAGATGAAAAATCCGCTGGAAATTGACGGTGACCGAGTTATGATTTCTACACCAACATTTGGCTGGGAAACGCACGGTGCTTTGCATGATGATGTGAATCCGCCTCAGGTAAATGTGAACGAAGGTCCGCAGTTTTTAGAAAGAAATGGTAAAATTTTCATTGTATTTTCTGCAAGCGGATGTTGGACAGATTTCTACGCTTTGGGATTATTAACGTTTAATGACGGAGATAATTTATTAGATCCAAATTCCTGGAAAAAATCACCTGAGCCCATCTTCAGGCAATCAGAGAAGAATAAAGTTTATGCACCGGGACATAATTCATTTTTTAAATCTCCGGACGGAAAAGAAGACTGGATTTTATATCACGCCAATTCCAATTCGGGAGAAGGTTGCGGCAATAAAAGATCGCCAAGAATGCAGAAAATAAGCTGGGATGCCAATGGTTTTCCGGTTTTAGGGGAACCGGTAAGCGCAGAAACAAAACTGGCAATTCCGTCAAAGTAA
- a CDS encoding 3-hydroxyacyl-ACP dehydratase FabZ family protein, with protein MSQKIEDLIPHRAPFLFVDEIISYTTETIVGLKTFTEKDVWLQGSFPEFSFVPGTILIEAMAQVGGAGVKLLGVADGVFGLVSLDNVEFFAGVEFKKLVKFVVKNIRLSEKIIKQAGEAFVDDKLVLKGEWLCVKLQ; from the coding sequence ATGAGTCAGAAGATAGAAGATTTAATTCCGCACAGAGCCCCATTCTTGTTTGTGGATGAAATTATCTCGTATACAACCGAAACAATCGTTGGTTTAAAGACGTTTACAGAAAAAGATGTCTGGCTTCAGGGAAGCTTTCCCGAATTTAGTTTTGTTCCGGGAACTATTTTAATTGAGGCTATGGCGCAAGTCGGCGGTGCGGGAGTGAAGCTTTTGGGTGTTGCCGACGGTGTTTTTGGTTTAGTAAGCTTAGATAACGTTGAGTTTTTTGCCGGAGTTGAATTCAAAAAACTGGTAAAATTTGTGGTAAAAAATATTCGCTTAAGCGAGAAAATTATCAAACAGGCAGGAGAAGCTTTTGTTGATGATAAATTGGTTCTAAAAGGCGAATGGTTGTGTGTTAAACTTCAATAA
- a CDS encoding OmpA family protein, with protein sequence MKRTITILALLVVQLIYSQTKNKTADALFDKMYYVEASKSYELSISNGDTSKEIMQRLGDAYYFNTKMTSASKWYGKLIAEYPNEVSAEYLFRYAQSLQGIQNYELAKKWMKAFAEKQKSTDARAKNFSLKNVTLEDIENIKPSFLLENLEINSAYSDFGPMYYKGDLVYSTTVDSSYWKTNKYGWNDQPYLNMQLGKISETQSNVTFKERFGKDITTKYHEACIAFSPDEKTIYFTRNNYNGKLKRDSKGINNLKIFSATATENSNGTVSWKDIKELPFNSDNYSVGHPSVSKDGKKLYFVSDMPGTIGSTDIFVVDILGNNQFSTPKNLGEKINTTGREMFPYITDQALYFSSDGFLGLGGLDVFESRINDGIFDIPANLGAPLNSNRDDFGYIVNEATNKGFVCSNRKTGKGDDDIYAFERSCNQAISGYVFDAISNNRISGAMVTLKNANGIKVAETVSQLDGKYDFNNNVNCNTAYTVEVSKENYNSNTKAIVTANSSGKTEALIGLDPALIARENGVLKIKIGIIFFDLDKSDIRYDAAIELNKVVLLMHQYNNVVIKIESHTDSRANDQYNLELSDRRAKATRDYLISQGVAAERIESAIGYGETQLINNCSNGVPCTYTQHQMNRRSEFIITKM encoded by the coding sequence ATGAAAAGAACAATTACTATACTCGCATTATTGGTTGTACAGCTGATTTATTCACAAACCAAAAACAAAACTGCCGATGCTCTTTTTGATAAGATGTATTATGTTGAAGCTTCAAAATCCTATGAGCTTTCAATCAGCAATGGAGATACTTCAAAAGAAATAATGCAGCGTCTTGGAGATGCCTATTATTTTAATACCAAAATGACAAGTGCCTCAAAATGGTATGGAAAACTGATTGCTGAATATCCAAACGAGGTTTCTGCCGAATATCTATTTCGTTATGCACAGTCCTTACAGGGAATTCAAAACTATGAACTGGCAAAAAAATGGATGAAGGCTTTCGCCGAAAAACAAAAATCAACCGATGCGAGAGCAAAAAACTTTTCTCTTAAAAATGTCACTTTAGAAGATATCGAAAATATAAAACCTTCTTTTCTTCTTGAAAATCTCGAAATCAATTCTGCCTATTCTGATTTTGGTCCGATGTATTACAAAGGCGATCTGGTCTACTCTACTACTGTCGATTCTTCGTATTGGAAAACAAATAAATACGGATGGAATGATCAGCCATACTTAAATATGCAATTGGGAAAAATAAGCGAAACACAGTCTAATGTTACTTTTAAAGAGCGTTTTGGAAAAGATATTACCACAAAGTATCATGAAGCCTGTATTGCCTTTTCTCCCGATGAAAAAACGATTTATTTTACCCGAAACAATTACAACGGAAAACTAAAACGCGACAGCAAAGGCATCAATAATCTCAAAATTTTTTCTGCTACAGCAACAGAAAACAGTAATGGTACGGTTTCCTGGAAAGACATAAAAGAACTGCCTTTTAACAGCGATAATTATTCTGTTGGACATCCTTCGGTAAGTAAAGATGGTAAAAAGCTCTATTTTGTTTCGGATATGCCGGGTACAATTGGTTCTACAGATATTTTCGTAGTAGATATTTTAGGCAATAATCAATTTTCAACGCCAAAAAATTTGGGAGAGAAAATAAACACAACCGGACGCGAAATGTTTCCCTACATTACCGATCAGGCACTCTATTTTTCATCTGATGGATTTTTGGGTTTAGGAGGTCTCGATGTTTTTGAAAGTCGAATAAATGATGGTATTTTTGATATTCCTGCAAACTTAGGCGCGCCATTAAACAGTAATCGGGACGATTTTGGTTATATCGTTAACGAAGCAACCAATAAAGGTTTTGTTTGTTCCAACAGAAAAACAGGAAAAGGCGATGATGATATTTACGCTTTCGAAAGATCGTGCAACCAAGCTATAAGCGGTTATGTTTTTGATGCTATTTCCAACAATAGAATTTCTGGTGCAATGGTAACTTTAAAAAATGCCAACGGAATAAAAGTAGCCGAAACTGTTTCGCAGCTGGACGGAAAATACGATTTTAACAACAATGTAAATTGTAATACTGCTTATACCGTTGAAGTCTCAAAAGAGAATTATAACAGCAATACTAAGGCTATTGTAACAGCAAACAGTTCCGGAAAAACCGAAGCCTTAATTGGTTTAGATCCAGCTTTAATCGCTCGTGAAAATGGTGTCTTAAAAATAAAAATCGGCATTATTTTCTTTGATTTAGACAAATCAGATATTCGCTATGATGCTGCAATAGAACTAAATAAAGTCGTTCTCTTAATGCATCAGTACAACAATGTAGTCATCAAAATTGAATCTCATACAGATTCCCGAGCCAACGATCAATACAACTTAGAACTGTCTGACAGAAGAGCAAAAGCCACAAGAGATTATCTAATTTCGCAGGGAGTTGCAGCAGAAAGAATCGAAAGCGCCATTGGTTACGGAGAAACACAACTAATCAATAATTGCTCAAACGGAGTTCCTTGTACATATACACAACATCAAATGAACCGAAGAAGCGAATTCATCATCACGAAGATGTAA
- a CDS encoding MgtC/SapB family protein encodes MSTIEFITRLVVAAIAGLIIGFERQWHHKETGLKTNTLVAIGAAAFVLLSIKVAETEANIDVTRITAQVVMGVGFLGAGVIFREGDNVHGLNSAATIWCSAAIGSIAASGYFLEALICTLLVIAINTIIEPIENWLKNRKG; translated from the coding sequence TTGAGTACGATCGAATTCATAACAAGACTTGTAGTAGCTGCAATTGCGGGCTTAATAATTGGTTTTGAAAGACAATGGCATCACAAAGAAACGGGATTAAAAACCAATACACTTGTAGCCATTGGTGCAGCTGCTTTTGTACTGCTTTCAATCAAAGTTGCAGAAACTGAAGCGAATATTGACGTTACCCGTATTACTGCTCAGGTGGTAATGGGAGTTGGATTTTTAGGTGCGGGAGTTATCTTTCGCGAAGGCGATAATGTACACGGACTAAATTCGGCGGCTACAATATGGTGCAGTGCTGCAATTGGAAGTATTGCGGCTTCAGGTTATTTTCTGGAAGCTTTAATTTGTACATTGTTGGTAATAGCAATTAATACCATTATAGAACCTATTGAAAATTGGCTGAAAAACAGAAAAGGTTAG
- a CDS encoding glycoside hydrolase family 43 protein — MKKNTIKKLFLTMAIVVGFSANAQQPDPPGQVKGNEKPKNEAYLFAHMTHNDYGRLYYSVSLDGLHWENLNNGKRVFEEYKGHPDICKGPDGKYYIAGNTGDDAKSINIWVSDDLITWKKHSDYTPDLKSTPDYSNALQRIGAPKLYYDKDSQKFLMTWHTPHLEGTKEDGERYWASQRTLYVLSKDLKTFEGPPNRLFDWDMGTIDVFIRKVGDSYYAVIKDETYPTLYWTTGKTIRIAKSKNLLGPYSLPQQSISPNFREAPMLIPSPDDKIWYMYYEQYPGVSYGLSIADNLNGPWFQASGYTFFSDWDKYSLPEKVRHGCMITISKKEYDSLVKKFGLTKKL, encoded by the coding sequence ATGAAAAAAAATACAATAAAAAAGCTTTTCCTGACGATGGCAATTGTTGTTGGGTTTTCAGCAAATGCCCAACAACCAGACCCACCTGGACAAGTTAAAGGAAACGAAAAACCAAAAAACGAAGCCTATTTGTTTGCTCACATGACGCATAACGATTACGGCAGATTGTATTATTCTGTAAGTTTGGATGGATTGCATTGGGAAAACCTAAACAATGGAAAACGCGTTTTTGAAGAATACAAAGGACATCCTGATATCTGCAAAGGCCCAGACGGAAAATATTACATCGCAGGAAATACAGGGGACGATGCGAAAAGCATCAATATCTGGGTTTCGGATGATTTAATTACCTGGAAAAAACATTCCGATTATACGCCTGATTTAAAAAGCACGCCGGATTATTCGAATGCTTTACAACGAATTGGAGCGCCAAAATTATATTACGACAAAGATTCTCAAAAGTTCCTTATGACATGGCATACACCACATTTGGAAGGAACCAAAGAAGATGGTGAACGTTATTGGGCAAGTCAGCGAACATTGTATGTTTTGTCTAAAGATTTAAAAACTTTCGAGGGGCCACCAAACCGTTTATTTGATTGGGATATGGGAACCATCGATGTTTTTATTCGTAAAGTCGGCGATTCCTACTACGCCGTAATTAAAGATGAAACGTATCCAACTTTGTATTGGACAACAGGTAAAACTATTAGAATTGCCAAATCCAAAAATCTTTTAGGACCTTATTCTTTGCCCCAGCAATCTATCAGTCCAAACTTCAGAGAAGCGCCAATGTTGATTCCTTCTCCTGATGATAAAATATGGTATATGTATTACGAACAATATCCGGGAGTTTCGTACGGATTATCTATCGCAGATAACCTAAACGGACCTTGGTTTCAAGCCTCAGGCTACACTTTTTTCTCGGATTGGGACAAATACAGCCTCCCGGAAAAAGTGCGCCACGGCTGCATGATTACAATCTCTAAAAAAGAATACGACAGTTTGGTGAAGAAATTCGGCCTTACGAAGAAGTTATAA
- a CDS encoding IS110 family RNA-guided transposase, producing the protein MKNIIIGIDISKKTLDICVKEEAINYFTIENEINDITRFFKRYAKENVILAMENTGRYNWNIFEALEKFNFKVYVISALHIKKSIGLVRGKNDKIDALRICSFIEKNYQENREWKPSSSSIKKIKILLTERALRIKIKKQLMVQQHDYKLMKGIGLDKELKNLNIKLIKSIEAQIMIIENDIEAIILKNENLNHQQKLIKSVPGVGQVLSWTLLSKTEGFTVITDPRKMACYSGVVPFDFQSGTSLKKRPGVSMLADKNLKTVLHMAAMSAIRLDNDLRKYYIRKVDEGKNKMSVLNAVRNKIIHRVFAVIKNQTSYQKDLVLS; encoded by the coding sequence ATGAAAAACATTATTATCGGAATTGATATCAGCAAAAAGACTTTAGATATCTGCGTAAAAGAAGAGGCTATTAATTATTTTACTATTGAAAATGAAATTAATGACATTACTCGTTTTTTTAAAAGATATGCTAAAGAAAATGTAATTCTGGCAATGGAAAATACAGGCAGATACAACTGGAATATCTTTGAAGCATTGGAAAAATTTAACTTTAAGGTTTATGTTATATCAGCTCTGCATATCAAAAAAAGCATTGGTCTTGTCAGAGGGAAAAATGATAAAATCGATGCACTGCGTATCTGCAGTTTCATTGAGAAAAATTATCAGGAGAACAGAGAATGGAAGCCGAGCTCCTCTTCTATAAAAAAAATAAAAATACTATTGACAGAAAGAGCTTTAAGAATAAAAATCAAAAAACAGCTTATGGTTCAGCAGCATGACTACAAATTAATGAAAGGTATTGGGCTGGATAAAGAGTTAAAAAACTTAAACATCAAACTTATTAAAAGTATTGAGGCACAAATTATGATTATTGAAAATGATATTGAAGCTATAATCCTAAAGAATGAAAATCTAAACCACCAGCAGAAATTGATAAAATCTGTTCCTGGAGTGGGTCAAGTTTTATCTTGGACATTATTATCTAAAACAGAAGGTTTTACAGTTATAACTGATCCAAGAAAAATGGCATGCTACAGCGGAGTTGTGCCTTTTGATTTTCAATCTGGAACATCATTAAAAAAAAGGCCCGGAGTATCAATGCTTGCTGATAAAAACCTAAAGACTGTTTTACACATGGCCGCAATGAGTGCAATTAGACTTGATAATGACTTAAGAAAATATTACATCCGAAAAGTTGATGAAGGAAAAAACAAAATGAGTGTTTTAAACGCTGTGAGAAACAAAATAATTCATCGAGTTTTTGCGGTAATAAAAAATCAAACCTCTTATCAAAAAGATTTGGTTTTATCATAG
- a CDS encoding PorP/SprF family type IX secretion system membrane protein gives MIKNIKKVFALLTLFSVYGAFAQQDPQYTQYMYNTLTVNSAYAGSLGHLAITGIYRTQWVGLEGAPDTQSFTLDTPVGKNVGLGISIVNEEIGPTEEQYLDANFSYTIKSGESHKLSFGIKGGGRVINIDWSKGSHKDPDVQFRENITNKFLPVVGAGLYWHGERDYIGLSVPNFMTRERYTYDDIADDLVNERMHLYLIGGIVFDLSAHTKFKPAVLVKYVAGAPLIADFSANFMFNNALTLGASYRTSDSVSGLIGIQITPMIMAGYAYDYTTTALQNYNSGTHEIMLRFELVSRKKGLKSPRFF, from the coding sequence ATGATTAAAAATATAAAAAAGGTTTTCGCGCTACTCACTCTATTCTCGGTATATGGAGCCTTTGCACAGCAAGACCCGCAATATACGCAGTACATGTACAATACACTCACGGTAAACTCTGCTTATGCGGGGTCGCTGGGGCACTTGGCAATAACAGGAATTTACAGAACACAATGGGTTGGTCTTGAAGGCGCGCCAGATACTCAAAGTTTTACACTGGATACGCCGGTCGGCAAAAATGTCGGCCTTGGAATTTCGATTGTAAATGAAGAAATCGGACCAACAGAAGAACAATACTTAGATGCCAATTTCTCTTATACCATAAAATCCGGTGAATCTCATAAACTTTCATTTGGAATAAAAGGAGGCGGACGCGTGATCAATATCGATTGGTCCAAAGGAAGCCATAAAGATCCCGATGTACAATTTCGCGAAAATATTACGAACAAATTCCTTCCCGTTGTCGGAGCCGGATTATACTGGCACGGCGAACGAGATTATATCGGACTTTCTGTTCCTAATTTTATGACCCGAGAGCGTTATACTTACGATGATATTGCCGATGATCTGGTTAACGAAAGAATGCACTTGTATCTTATTGGAGGAATTGTTTTTGATCTTTCCGCACATACTAAATTTAAACCTGCCGTTTTGGTCAAATATGTTGCCGGCGCTCCTCTTATTGCCGATTTCTCTGCCAATTTTATGTTCAACAATGCATTAACACTGGGAGCTTCTTACCGTACTTCGGATTCGGTAAGCGGACTTATTGGAATCCAAATCACTCCAATGATTATGGCTGGATATGCTTATGATTATACCACAACAGCATTGCAGAACTACAACAGTGGCACGCATGAAATCATGCTTCGTTTTGAACTGGTTTCACGCAAAAAAGGATTAAAATCACCAAGATTCTTCTAA
- a CDS encoding glycoside hydrolase family 43 protein — protein MIMKKYFSLFALLCVFVCCSQEKETSKKAGSKESPILLADPTIFFDNGIYYLYGTTTGETPLNGEGFLVYTSTDLKKWKGLVGAQNGLALKKGDAFGTKGFWAPQVFKYNNKFYMIYTADENIAIASSENPLGPFKSDLKAPMFDLGNQIDPFVFVDQDGKKYLYHVRLINGNRIFVAELKDDLSGIKEETLKECISGMLPWENTQNVSWPVTEGPTVLKHNDLYYMIYSANDFRNPDYAVGYATAKSPYGPWEKAADSPIISKKDVGINGVGHGDVFYDKNGKMKYVLHTHFSNNGVSPRKAGIIDIDFEGTKIKANAKSFVLLQE, from the coding sequence ATGATAATGAAAAAATATTTTAGCTTATTTGCACTGCTTTGTGTCTTTGTTTGTTGTTCTCAGGAGAAAGAAACAAGCAAAAAAGCAGGTTCAAAAGAGTCTCCGATTCTGTTAGCAGATCCGACTATTTTTTTCGATAACGGAATTTATTATTTGTACGGAACCACAACCGGAGAAACCCCGTTAAACGGAGAAGGATTTTTGGTCTACACTTCAACCGATTTAAAAAAATGGAAAGGTCTCGTTGGTGCACAAAATGGTTTGGCGTTGAAAAAAGGAGATGCTTTTGGAACTAAAGGTTTTTGGGCGCCACAGGTTTTTAAATACAACAATAAATTCTATATGATTTACACTGCCGATGAAAATATTGCTATAGCAAGCAGTGAAAATCCGTTAGGGCCATTTAAAAGCGATTTAAAGGCTCCAATGTTTGATTTGGGGAATCAGATCGATCCGTTTGTTTTCGTTGATCAGGACGGCAAAAAATACCTTTATCACGTGCGTTTGATTAATGGTAATCGAATCTTTGTTGCAGAATTGAAAGATGACCTGTCAGGAATTAAAGAAGAGACACTAAAAGAATGTATTTCCGGTATGCTCCCTTGGGAAAATACTCAGAATGTATCCTGGCCAGTTACAGAAGGCCCCACGGTACTAAAACACAACGATTTGTATTACATGATTTATTCAGCAAACGATTTTAGAAATCCGGATTATGCAGTAGGTTATGCAACTGCGAAAAGTCCTTATGGTCCTTGGGAGAAAGCAGCAGATAGTCCAATCATTAGTAAAAAAGACGTTGGAATAAATGGAGTAGGTCACGGTGATGTTTTTTATGATAAAAATGGAAAAATGAAATATGTTTTGCATACTCATTTTAGCAATAATGGTGTTTCTCCAAGAAAAGCAGGAATTATCGATATTGATTTTGAAGGAACTAAAATCAAAGCAAACGCTAAAAGTTTTGTTTTGCTGCAAGAATAA